One window of the Arthrobacter sp. D5-1 genome contains the following:
- a CDS encoding universal stress protein, producing the protein MNEAIVVGVNDSPSSEAAMGWAMRRAATLKLPVQLVHAVDDRWAYDSVGYNEWIRESGINFLAAAKDRAAKMEPTVKVTTDLVSGGAGYALGKRSKKAAMVVIGSGHGWAGGSLTDRALQVAAVARCPVAVIGEHDMTNRKGIVVGVDGSEESTQAVAFAAAEADRQGQELTVLHAFLTPEPWVTRGVPRTNYFEVITEEERVVLAETVAGLADKYPDLVVHQVLDTHTRPAEALLAAGATAQLLVVGSRGRGTFKRLLLGSTAHAVLTKLPCPTIIARISPVKHSDESTT; encoded by the coding sequence ATGAATGAAGCAATTGTCGTCGGTGTCAACGATTCACCCAGCAGCGAGGCTGCCATGGGATGGGCCATGCGTCGAGCAGCCACCTTGAAGCTGCCGGTACAGCTTGTCCATGCCGTGGATGACCGCTGGGCGTACGATAGTGTGGGGTACAACGAGTGGATCCGGGAATCCGGCATCAACTTTCTTGCTGCTGCGAAGGACCGGGCCGCCAAGATGGAACCCACCGTCAAGGTCACCACGGACCTCGTCTCGGGCGGAGCTGGCTATGCCCTGGGCAAGAGGTCCAAAAAGGCCGCGATGGTGGTTATTGGTTCCGGCCATGGCTGGGCTGGCGGTTCGTTGACCGATCGCGCTTTGCAGGTTGCTGCCGTGGCACGTTGTCCCGTAGCAGTCATCGGTGAGCACGACATGACAAACCGCAAAGGAATTGTGGTCGGAGTGGACGGTTCTGAAGAGTCCACACAGGCCGTCGCATTCGCCGCGGCGGAGGCAGACCGCCAGGGCCAGGAGCTGACTGTTCTCCACGCCTTCCTCACACCGGAACCGTGGGTTACCCGCGGTGTACCCCGCACCAACTACTTTGAGGTCATTACAGAAGAAGAGCGCGTCGTCTTGGCCGAGACGGTCGCCGGATTGGCAGACAAGTACCCGGATTTGGTGGTGCACCAGGTCCTCGACACCCACACACGGCCCGCCGAAGCGCTGCTCGCGGCCGGGGCCACTGCACAATTGCTGGTGGTTGGCAGCCGCGGACGGGGCACCTTCAAACGCCTCTTGTTGGGTTCGACAGCGCATGCGGTTCTCACCAAATTACCGTGTCCCACGATTATCGCGCGGATCAGTCCGGTCAAGCACTCCGACGAAAGCACCACTTAG